In the Syntrophus aciditrophicus SB genome, ATTGATTGATATTTCGCAACGACTTCCGGTTCAGAAATATTTGATTGTGGGTATGGGGGTGGGAGTTGTCTGGGCTGTAATCAATCTCCTGTCCGCGCACATTATCGGTTATGATCTATTTGGTCGCCCCCTGATTCGATATGCCGGAAAGCTTAAGGAAAGCGCCCGTATTGCGGGACTGTTCGCTTATGTTGCACCTTTTTTCCTGGGATGGGCGGTTTCAGATAAAAACATGACCACAAGACGCAGGATTTTTATTGCAGTCGCGGGTGCGTTCGCCCTTGTTCTGGTTTTACAAACGAATATAAGAACCACTTTTTTAGCAAGCGCAGCAGGCATAGCCATATATTTAATTTATTTTCTTTATAAAAAAAGCAGGTGGACCATTGTCATCCCGGCGCTTTTTTTTGCAGGGATTGCGCTCATTGCCAAATTCTGGATACCCTATTTCAACGATCTAAGCAGTATCTACGATAGAATTTATATCTGGAAAGTCGCTCTGGCCATGTGGCAGGAACACCCGCTGTTTGGTGTCGGTGTCGGTTCGTTCCAGGATGCATATAAATCTGTAGCAGCATCGGGAATCGTCGCGCCGTTTGTCGCCCCTGACGGAAACATTTTCAGCGCTCCCGAGGCGGCGCATGCCCATAATTTTTTACTGATGCTGCTTGCCTGTGGTGGAATTGCCGGTTTCTCGATGTTTGTATGGCTTTTTGTCAATGCCGTGCGGCGGATGTACAGGAAGCCGGATGGATGGCGAATTGGCCTTATTTCCTGGCCGGTTGTGGCTCTGCTTATTGGACTGACAGGCTGGAGTGTCTATTCCGACTGGTATCAGGCTGTGTTTGCCTATTTTATTGTTTTAGCCGGTTGTTGTGATGAATTGAGAGGGCCTGATCCGCGCCACTCTGAACCAGGAAAACGGAGATGTGGATGATGAACGGAAATACAATGAAGAGCATCGTGAATTGCCGGGTTAGAGAACCTAATGCAAGAAAAGTTCAAGAACCGGGTTTTAGAAAGTTGTAACCCAAGAAACATCCCCTGTAATATGAAAGAAATCATTTCAACTATGTATCGTTGAATTTTCCAAAATAACAATAGATGAAGAAGTTACAGTCTCACACCGTTGTTTTGCTTATATTAAAATCGATTCCGCTGTCGGTGAGAAG is a window encoding:
- a CDS encoding O-antigen ligase family protein, translated to MVLQSDRRWAISLDRFCMIMGSLLPAGIVAGNAGFESIIILVDMAWILRWVLLKENPLQKQIIIHPLILPWIFWFGTMIVSLLINGQEIGGWGHDIAFIRYLLFVVALIDISQRLPVQKYLIVGMGVGVVWAVINLLSAHIIGYDLFGRPLIRYAGKLKESARIAGLFAYVAPFFLGWAVSDKNMTTRRRIFIAVAGAFALVLVLQTNIRTTFLASAAGIAIYLIYFLYKKSRWTIVIPALFFAGIALIAKFWIPYFNDLSSIYDRIYIWKVALAMWQEHPLFGVGVGSFQDAYKSVAASGIVAPFVAPDGNIFSAPEAAHAHNFLLMLLACGGIAGFSMFVWLFVNAVRRMYRKPDGWRIGLISWPVVALLIGLTGWSVYSDWYQAVFAYFIVLAGCCDELRGPDPRHSEPGKRRCG